The proteins below come from a single Dermatophilaceae bacterium Soc4.6 genomic window:
- the ccrA gene encoding crotonyl-CoA carboxylase/reductase — MDHIRDAIMSGDRTPEAFSALTVPETYRGVTVHKDEARMFEGMTTRDKDPRTSLHLDEVPVPELAPGEALVAVMASAINYNTVWTSIFEPVSTFGFLERYGRMSPDAKRHDLPYHVVGSDLAGVVLRTGPGVHLWKPGQEVVAHCLSVELESADGHNDTMMDPEQRIWGFETNFGGLAELAVVKTNQLMPKPAHLTWEEAASPGLVNSTAYRQLVSRNGAGMKLGDTVLIWGASGGLGSYATQMALAGGATPVCVVSSPEKAEICRRMGAELVIDRSAKTGEGYAFWKDETTQDPKEWKRFGSRIRELTGGKDIDIVFEHPGRETFGASVYVTRKGGTISTCASTSGYMHEYDNRYLWMSLKRIIGSHFANYREAWEANDLIKRGLIHPTLSRSYRMEDVGQAAYDVQHNLHQGKVGVLTLAPEEGLGVTDPAKRESLLPQINRFRNV; from the coding sequence ATGACCACGCGCGACAAGGACCCGCGCACGTCCCTGCACCTCGACGAGGTGCCCGTGCCGGAGCTCGCACCCGGGGAGGCGCTCGTCGCGGTGATGGCCAGCGCCATCAACTACAACACCGTGTGGACCTCGATCTTCGAGCCGGTCTCGACCTTCGGGTTCCTCGAGCGCTACGGCCGCATGTCGCCCGACGCCAAGCGGCACGACCTCCCCTACCACGTCGTCGGCTCCGACCTCGCCGGCGTCGTGCTGCGCACGGGGCCGGGCGTCCACCTGTGGAAGCCGGGCCAGGAGGTCGTCGCCCACTGCCTCTCGGTCGAGCTGGAGAGCGCTGACGGCCACAACGACACGATGATGGACCCCGAGCAGCGCATCTGGGGCTTCGAGACCAACTTCGGCGGGCTCGCCGAGCTGGCCGTCGTCAAGACCAACCAGCTGATGCCGAAGCCCGCGCACCTGACCTGGGAGGAGGCGGCCTCTCCGGGCCTCGTCAACAGCACGGCGTACCGGCAGCTGGTCTCGCGCAACGGCGCGGGGATGAAGCTCGGCGACACCGTGCTCATCTGGGGCGCCAGCGGCGGACTGGGCTCCTACGCGACCCAGATGGCGCTGGCCGGCGGAGCCACCCCCGTCTGCGTCGTCTCGTCGCCCGAGAAGGCCGAGATCTGCCGCCGGATGGGCGCCGAGCTGGTCATCGACCGCAGTGCGAAGACCGGTGAGGGCTATGCGTTCTGGAAGGACGAGACCACCCAGGACCCGAAGGAGTGGAAGCGCTTCGGGTCGAGGATCCGCGAGCTCACCGGCGGCAAGGACATCGACATCGTCTTCGAGCACCCCGGTCGCGAGACCTTCGGGGCGAGCGTCTACGTCACCCGCAAGGGCGGCACCATCTCGACGTGCGCCTCGACCTCGGGCTACATGCACGAGTACGACAACCGCTACCTCTGGATGAGCCTCAAGCGCATCATCGGGTCGCACTTCGCCAACTACCGCGAGGCGTGGGAGGCCAACGACCTGATCAAGCGCGGGCTCATCCACCCGACCCTCAGCCGCAGCTACCGGATGGAGGACGTCGGCCAGGCCGCCTACGACGTGCAGCACAACCTCCACCAGGGCAAGGTCGGCGTGCTCACCCTCGCCCCCGAGGAGGGGCTGGGCGTCACGGACCCGGCCAAGCGCGAGTCCCTGCTGCCGCAGATCAACCGCTTCCGCAACGTCTGA
- a CDS encoding AI-2E family transporter has product MSEQPPRPAGATDDEDPPSVAPSADVGPAETSSPTVEPDTADSEPTSDEQTSPSPRRGERRRFGEAGHPLNHQSPFYVGFVGAIGVLVAYELLRVVASLGTVFTLIAVAFFLTLSLNPLVEVLVRRGVRRGLGVSAVFALVVLVFGLIGLLVVPPVSQQATELVARAPTLVNDVLNTQWVRDLDRNYQVLSRLQTEFNARMTDSSFLTQVAGGLLGAGQVVASGIFSSLTVLVLTLYFLASLPALKQAAYAVVPASRRPRVISLSEEIMRRVGSYAISQVAVAAFNAFCSFIMMSLVHIPYAAVLAVGVGVLGLVPMIGASLGASLVAFVALFDDPTKAVIALAYFVVYQQLENYLLAPRIMQRTVSVPGAVTVVSALAGGALLGMVGALIAIPTAAGLLLLYDEVLVPRQRRH; this is encoded by the coding sequence GTGTCCGAGCAGCCCCCTCGCCCCGCGGGCGCGACGGACGACGAGGACCCCCCATCGGTGGCCCCGTCGGCCGACGTCGGCCCCGCAGAGACCTCATCACCGACCGTCGAGCCCGACACCGCTGACTCGGAACCCACCTCCGACGAGCAGACCTCGCCCTCGCCCCGGCGGGGTGAGCGCCGCAGATTCGGGGAGGCTGGTCACCCGCTCAACCACCAGTCCCCGTTCTACGTCGGCTTCGTCGGCGCCATCGGGGTGCTCGTGGCCTACGAGCTGCTCCGGGTCGTCGCCTCGCTCGGCACGGTCTTCACCCTCATCGCGGTCGCCTTCTTCCTCACGCTCTCGCTCAACCCGCTCGTCGAGGTGCTCGTGCGGCGCGGTGTGCGGCGCGGGCTCGGCGTGAGTGCGGTCTTCGCCCTCGTCGTGCTCGTCTTCGGGCTGATCGGGCTCCTGGTGGTCCCTCCGGTCAGCCAGCAGGCCACCGAGCTGGTGGCCCGCGCGCCCACGTTGGTCAACGACGTGCTCAACACGCAGTGGGTGCGCGACCTCGACCGCAACTACCAGGTCCTCAGCCGGCTGCAGACCGAGTTCAACGCCCGCATGACCGACAGCAGCTTCCTCACCCAGGTCGCCGGCGGTCTGCTGGGGGCGGGGCAGGTCGTCGCCTCGGGGATCTTCTCGTCGCTGACCGTGCTCGTGCTCACCCTCTACTTCCTGGCCAGCCTGCCGGCGTTGAAGCAGGCGGCGTATGCCGTCGTACCGGCCAGCCGGCGGCCGCGGGTGATCTCGCTGTCCGAGGAGATCATGCGGCGCGTCGGCTCCTACGCCATCAGCCAGGTCGCCGTGGCCGCCTTCAACGCCTTCTGCTCCTTCATCATGATGTCGCTCGTCCACATCCCGTATGCCGCGGTGCTGGCCGTCGGGGTCGGCGTGCTCGGGCTGGTGCCGATGATCGGCGCCAGCCTGGGCGCGAGCCTCGTCGCCTTCGTGGCGCTCTTCGACGACCCGACCAAGGCGGTCATCGCGCTCGCCTACTTCGTGGTCTACCAGCAGCTGGAGAACTATTTGCTGGCTCCGCGGATCATGCAGCGCACCGTGTCGGTGCCCGGCGCCGTGACCGTCGTGTCGGCCCTCGCCGGTGGCGCCCTGCTCGGGATGGTGGGTGCGCTCATCGCCATCCCGACGGCGGCCGGGCTGCTGCTGCTCTACGACGAGGTCCTCGTCCCGCGTCAGCGCCGCCACTGA